One cyanobiont of Ornithocercus magnificus DNA segment encodes these proteins:
- a CDS encoding DNA/RNA nuclease SfsA gives MSMLSKTMIGKRLLTFEPLREGILVRRYKRFLAEVELLEGKMVTAHCANTGPMKGVLCPGNRVRLRYAPSPSRKLAWSWEQIEVPSANGDLCWVGINTMLPNRLLRRVIEAGLLEQKLGPVASLRREVPYGCCSRVDLLLTPTVNAQDSRLIFMEVKNTTWSSGDIALFPDTVTKRGQKHLKELIGVLSEARAVLVPCLSRDDVKAFAPGDEADPYYGQLFRQAIEAGVEVLPCCFGFEPDAITWQGERPVRI, from the coding sequence ATGTCTATGTTAAGCAAAACTATGATTGGCAAGCGCTTGCTGACATTCGAGCCCTTGCGGGAAGGGATTTTGGTAAGGCGCTACAAACGTTTCTTGGCCGAGGTAGAATTGCTAGAAGGTAAAATGGTGACAGCACACTGTGCCAACACTGGTCCGATGAAGGGTGTGTTGTGCCCTGGCAATCGTGTGCGCTTACGCTATGCCCCTTCACCTAGTCGTAAGCTTGCCTGGAGTTGGGAGCAGATTGAAGTTCCCTCTGCAAATGGAGATTTGTGTTGGGTTGGCATCAACACTATGCTCCCGAATCGCCTGCTGCGAAGAGTCATCGAAGCTGGTTTGCTGGAGCAAAAGCTTGGCCCTGTGGCGTCGCTCCGACGTGAGGTTCCTTACGGTTGTTGTAGCCGAGTTGACCTATTGCTAACGCCTACTGTTAATGCCCAAGATTCACGACTAATATTTATGGAGGTAAAAAACACCACCTGGAGTAGTGGAGACATAGCTTTGTTCCCTGATACGGTGACTAAAAGGGGACAAAAACACCTAAAAGAATTAATCGGTGTGCTCTCTGAGGCCCGTGCAGTCCTGGTTCCTTGTCTAAGCCGAGATGATGTAAAGGCTTTCGCACCTGGAGATGAGGCGGACCCCTACTACGGTCAGCTGTTTCGTCAGGCTATAGAAGCGGGCGTAGAAGTACTGCCATGCTGCTTTGGCTTCGAGCCTGACGCTATCACATGGCAGGGAGAGAGACCTGTGAGGATATGA
- a CDS encoding ammonium transporter has protein sequence MKTVSHTPKRQDKVHLRKASLLDGPMLILRRILSFASRRSLIWLATVPLALFGLGIFNLSSRAQEIPELSTAFLANNLWLLIATILVIFMNAGFAMVEAGMCRQKNAVNILAKNLFVFSLAVTAYWFIGYSLMYGDVVVPGWLHFRGLFFDPNVTPEMVAEGKLAPTVDFLFQAAFAGTAATIVSGLVAERIKFGEFVIFSLVLTAVIYPISGSWQWNEGWLAKLGFIDFAGSSVVHSVGAWAGLVGAFLLGPRIGKFIDGKTQAIPGHNMAIATLGALVLWIGWYGFNPGSELAMDQWVPYVAVTTTLGAAGGAIGATATSTLTSGKPDLTMIINGVLAGLVSITAGCANVTMVGAWFAGLVGGVIVVFAVAVLDFAKIDDPVGAFSVHGFCGIWGTLVIGLWGFNIQGDGAPLGLFVGGGISTLGIQAIGCAAYAAWTLTSCWVAWSIIGALFNGIRVSEDEEIEGLDIGEHSMEAYPDFASSN, from the coding sequence ATGAAAACTGTTTCGCACACTCCTAAACGGCAAGACAAGGTGCACCTCCGGAAGGCTAGCCTTTTGGATGGTCCCATGCTGATCTTGCGCAGAATTCTCAGTTTCGCCTCCCGACGTTCCTTGATCTGGCTGGCGACCGTTCCTCTTGCCCTATTTGGACTTGGCATTTTCAATTTGTCCAGCCGCGCTCAGGAAATCCCCGAGCTGAGTACGGCTTTCCTGGCCAATAACCTCTGGCTACTAATTGCTACAATTCTGGTAATCTTCATGAATGCTGGCTTTGCTATGGTCGAGGCAGGCATGTGCCGTCAGAAAAATGCTGTCAACATCTTGGCTAAGAACCTATTCGTATTTTCCCTAGCTGTAACTGCCTACTGGTTCATAGGATACTCTCTGATGTATGGTGATGTAGTCGTTCCTGGCTGGCTGCATTTTAGAGGACTCTTCTTTGACCCAAACGTAACCCCAGAGATGGTTGCAGAAGGTAAACTTGCCCCTACAGTTGATTTCTTATTCCAGGCCGCTTTCGCAGGTACTGCTGCTACGATAGTCTCTGGCCTCGTGGCAGAAAGAATCAAGTTTGGCGAGTTCGTAATTTTCTCTCTCGTTCTAACAGCCGTGATCTACCCAATTTCTGGTTCTTGGCAGTGGAATGAGGGCTGGTTAGCTAAGCTTGGGTTTATTGACTTTGCCGGATCCTCAGTTGTTCACTCCGTTGGAGCTTGGGCAGGTCTTGTAGGCGCTTTTTTGCTTGGCCCTCGTATCGGCAAGTTTATCGATGGTAAAACTCAAGCCATACCTGGTCATAACATGGCTATTGCTACTTTAGGTGCCTTAGTCTTATGGATCGGTTGGTACGGCTTTAACCCTGGCTCTGAGCTTGCTATGGACCAATGGGTTCCATATGTAGCAGTAACTACTACTTTAGGTGCTGCAGGCGGCGCAATAGGCGCAACGGCAACATCTACCTTAACTTCTGGGAAGCCAGATCTCACAATGATTATTAATGGCGTTCTGGCTGGTCTGGTAAGTATCACTGCTGGTTGCGCCAATGTAACTATGGTGGGTGCCTGGTTTGCTGGTTTAGTTGGCGGCGTGATTGTTGTCTTCGCTGTTGCTGTACTAGATTTTGCTAAGATTGACGACCCTGTCGGTGCATTCTCTGTCCACGGATTCTGCGGTATCTGGGGAACGCTGGTTATCGGGCTTTGGGGCTTTAACATCCAGGGTGATGGTGCTCCACTCGGACTCTTTGTTGGAGGCGGCATTTCTACTCTTGGTATCCAAGCTATTGGTTGTGCTGCCTATGCTGCCTGGACTTTGACCAGTTGTTGGGTCGCATGGTCTATTATTGGCGCTTTATTCAATGGTATCCGTGTAAGCGAGGATGAGGAGATCGAAGGGTTAGATATTGGTGAGCATAGTATGGAAGCTTACCCAGACTTTGCTTCTAGCAACTGA
- a CDS encoding 4-hydroxy-3-methylbut-2-enyl diphosphate reductase produces the protein MALFDRLVISRASEYPNKIIAAIVFPLPMDTHAFKRSLHRSERYNRRGFKRADDVVSSLEQAYKSSLIGAIRDNSYCLSHGRLQIRLAEAFGFCWGVERAVAMAYETRRHYPTEQIWITNEIIHNPSVNNHLRSMNVRFIPVDQGVKDFSSVQPSDVVILPAFGATVQEMQLLDKRGCHIIDTTCPWVSKVWATVEKHTKRSHTSIIHGKVKHEETLATSSFARTYLVVLNLEEAQIVADYILGLGSRENFMKHFARACSPGFDPDRDLESIGVANQTTMLKSETEEIGRLFERTLLHKFGPEDLSQHFHAYNTICDATQERQDAMFALVDKPIDLMVVIGGFNSSNTTHLQEIAVSRGIRSFHIDTPDRISRNNSITHKPLREGLTTSSGFLPDGQLTVGVTSGASTPDQVVEEVIRRLIDLSER, from the coding sequence ATGGCACTTTTTGATCGTCTGGTTATCTCCAGAGCCTCAGAGTACCCTAATAAAATCATAGCAGCAATAGTCTTCCCTCTTCCTATGGACACCCACGCGTTCAAGCGCTCTCTGCACCGATCTGAGAGATACAATCGGCGTGGATTTAAACGGGCTGACGATGTGGTCAGCAGTCTCGAGCAGGCATACAAAAGCAGCCTAATTGGGGCAATCCGTGACAATAGCTACTGCCTCAGCCATGGACGCCTCCAAATCCGCCTGGCTGAGGCATTTGGCTTCTGCTGGGGGGTTGAGCGTGCTGTGGCAATGGCTTACGAGACCCGCCGTCATTATCCGACTGAGCAAATCTGGATTACAAACGAAATCATACATAACCCATCAGTTAACAATCACTTGCGATCGATGAATGTGCGGTTTATTCCTGTTGACCAAGGGGTCAAGGATTTCTCAAGTGTTCAACCTAGTGATGTAGTGATTTTGCCTGCTTTTGGCGCTACTGTTCAAGAGATGCAGCTACTTGATAAGCGTGGTTGCCACATTATCGATACAACTTGTCCTTGGGTCTCTAAAGTCTGGGCAACCGTGGAGAAGCACACAAAGCGCTCTCACACCTCAATTATTCATGGCAAGGTGAAGCATGAAGAAACCCTTGCTACTAGCTCTTTTGCTAGAACTTACTTGGTGGTTCTCAACTTAGAAGAAGCCCAAATAGTAGCAGACTATATTCTTGGTTTGGGGAGTCGAGAAAACTTTATGAAGCATTTTGCGAGAGCTTGCTCCCCTGGTTTTGATCCCGATCGAGATCTAGAAAGCATTGGGGTTGCTAATCAAACTACGATGTTAAAAAGCGAGACCGAAGAAATTGGACGTCTTTTTGAGAGAACTCTCTTACACAAGTTTGGGCCAGAAGATCTGAGCCAGCATTTTCATGCTTACAATACGATTTGTGATGCAACACAGGAGCGCCAAGATGCAATGTTTGCTCTTGTTGATAAGCCAATTGACTTAATGGTAGTAATAGGAGGCTTTAATTCATCTAACACTACTCATCTACAAGAGATTGCAGTCAGCCGTGGAATTCGATCTTTTCATATCGATACGCCTGATCGAATTAGTAGGAACAACAGTATAACCCACAAACCACTTAGGGAAGGACTAACCACCAGCTCAGGGTTTTTACCCGATGGCCAGCTAACTGTTGGAGTTACTTCTGGTGCTTCTACACCTGACCAGGTCGTTGAGGAAGTAATCCGTAGATTAATTGACCTAAGTGAAAGATAG
- a CDS encoding bifunctional phosphoribosylaminoimidazolecarboxamide formyltransferase/IMP cyclohydrolase PurH, producing the protein MSPTALLSVYDKQGVIPLAQALHRIYGFQLLSSAGTANVLEQAGLPVTHISDYTGVPSILGGRVKTLHPRIYAGILAQRDSVNYQLDLKTCDAQLIDIVVVNLYPFQKTVADPNASWADAIENIDIGGPALIRAAAKNHAHVSVLTSPDQYDCFLTALQASGASQVPASLRQRLAVEALEHTAAYDVAISRWMASHLEESPKSSLWLEALPLSQQLRYGENPHQQAYWYSTPHQGWGRAMQLQGKDLSANNLIDLDAALATVREFGYGLDAKHTAGQFAAVVVKHANPCGVAIGDEAATALTRALDADRTSAFGGIVALNSVVDALAANELTTLFLECIVAPGFSPDARKILATKPNLRLLELSNKAIAAAGHKRNCVRSILGGLLVQESDDLLINDTAWTVPSQRSPSAIEKTDLRFAWQLVRHVHSNAIVVARSLQSLGIGAGQMNRVGSARIALEAAAERAKGAVLASDGFFPFNDTVRLAADYGITAVIHPGGSLRDKDSISACDELGLAMILTGRRHFLH; encoded by the coding sequence ATGTCTCCCACAGCCTTATTGAGTGTATACGACAAGCAGGGAGTCATCCCTCTAGCCCAAGCACTGCACAGGATCTATGGATTTCAGCTTCTCTCTAGTGCTGGGACAGCTAACGTACTGGAACAAGCTGGTCTGCCAGTCACACACATATCTGACTACACAGGAGTGCCTAGTATCCTTGGGGGTCGAGTTAAGACCCTGCATCCGAGAATCTATGCAGGGATTTTAGCACAGCGCGATAGCGTTAATTACCAGTTAGATCTCAAAACGTGTGATGCTCAACTAATCGACATAGTGGTTGTTAATCTGTACCCATTCCAAAAAACCGTAGCCGATCCCAATGCCAGTTGGGCTGATGCGATTGAAAACATAGACATTGGCGGACCTGCATTAATACGAGCTGCTGCCAAAAATCATGCCCACGTGTCCGTGCTAACTAGCCCCGATCAGTACGACTGCTTTCTTACAGCACTTCAAGCATCGGGAGCAAGTCAGGTTCCCGCGAGCCTGCGCCAGCGACTTGCTGTAGAAGCACTCGAGCACACAGCTGCCTATGATGTAGCTATATCTCGTTGGATGGCATCGCACCTAGAAGAATCGCCTAAATCGTCTCTGTGGCTTGAGGCTCTGCCGCTGTCTCAGCAACTGAGATATGGTGAAAATCCACACCAACAAGCCTACTGGTACAGCACGCCCCATCAGGGATGGGGCAGGGCTATGCAGCTGCAGGGCAAAGACCTCAGCGCCAACAATCTTATCGATCTTGATGCTGCGCTAGCGACTGTGCGGGAGTTTGGCTATGGCCTTGATGCTAAGCATACTGCCGGACAATTTGCTGCAGTAGTGGTGAAGCATGCTAATCCGTGCGGAGTTGCGATTGGCGATGAAGCTGCTACAGCACTCACACGTGCCCTAGATGCTGATCGGACAAGTGCTTTCGGCGGCATCGTTGCTCTTAACAGTGTTGTGGATGCCTTGGCGGCTAATGAACTAACTACTCTGTTTTTAGAGTGTATCGTAGCACCGGGATTTTCGCCTGATGCCCGCAAGATCCTTGCCACCAAACCCAACCTCCGCCTACTCGAGCTGTCAAACAAAGCAATTGCTGCTGCAGGCCATAAGCGCAACTGTGTCCGCAGCATCCTTGGTGGTTTGCTGGTACAAGAAAGTGATGATTTGCTAATAAATGATACAGCGTGGACTGTGCCTAGCCAGCGTTCCCCATCTGCTATAGAGAAAACTGATTTACGTTTTGCCTGGCAGTTAGTCCGTCACGTGCACTCAAATGCTATTGTTGTGGCTCGTAGCTTGCAAAGTCTGGGTATTGGTGCAGGCCAGATGAACCGCGTTGGCTCAGCGCGTATAGCGCTTGAGGCCGCTGCAGAGCGGGCTAAAGGTGCTGTTCTAGCTAGTGACGGTTTCTTCCCCTTTAATGACACTGTTCGCCTAGCAGCAGATTATGGTATAACCGCTGTGATTCACCCTGGCGGCAGCCTACGGGATAAAGATTCAATCTCTGCCTGTGATGAGCTTGGACTGGCTATGATCCTCACTGGACGTCGCCACTTTTTGCATTGA
- a CDS encoding esterase, protein MDDLHSPGSVGIRRRLIVLHGWGADASDLWPIANNLRKRLIQIPELIVLQAPESCASTSGRQWYGLFPAEWDAVPKAVEELLHRLDALETSELPLSRTVLLGFSQGGAMAVQVGCQRPLAGIVGCSAYPHPGWTAPIERPPVLLLHGRHDEIVPFEACTDLHNRLGTGVERTMLPFPGGHTIPDDQLAAIAMTVERWFSAVDTL, encoded by the coding sequence ATGGACGATCTACACAGTCCTGGAAGTGTCGGTATCCGTCGCCGGCTCATTGTCTTGCACGGATGGGGTGCTGATGCTTCAGACCTTTGGCCTATTGCGAACAACCTACGAAAGCGACTGATTCAGATACCCGAGCTTATCGTTTTGCAGGCACCAGAGAGCTGTGCTAGCACATCAGGAAGGCAGTGGTACGGGCTTTTTCCGGCCGAATGGGATGCAGTCCCTAAAGCTGTGGAGGAGTTGCTACATCGTCTGGATGCTCTAGAAACCAGCGAGCTTCCGTTATCACGAACAGTGCTTCTGGGCTTTTCCCAGGGCGGAGCTATGGCTGTACAGGTTGGGTGTCAACGTCCTCTTGCTGGCATTGTTGGCTGTAGCGCTTATCCACATCCAGGCTGGACAGCACCAATAGAGCGACCGCCAGTACTGTTACTGCACGGACGTCATGATGAGATTGTTCCCTTTGAAGCTTGCACGGATCTGCACAACCGACTCGGTACGGGGGTTGAGCGAACGATGTTGCCATTTCCTGGCGGGCACACAATTCCTGATGACCAGTTAGCCGCTATCGCAATGACAGTTGAACGCTGGTTTAGTGCTGTGGACACGCTATGA
- a CDS encoding sensor histidine kinase, producing the protein MEQQLQLLRSESPLRQLVVYLARSQQDNRPTLEVVGASPEVGSILPPVEAELDLHVGSTSRRWYPLQDGSVLLGVLRAEREPEATWSTQLDTRLRHGAALLTRAICLDLERAKVQKALRTQREQLQLLVHQLRNPLAALRTYAKLLRKHLDNGSRERSLVDNLLQEQNRLDDYISAMSRIEGDALVLAMGMPMALLPPVPSHALESSFQELLYPLLERAKATAALQQRSWQPPQSWPAWTQCPRPAADAVLAEVVANLLENAFRYSPSGSLIGLRVLADGICVWDSGTPIPESEREVIFQPGVRGSQGRDRPGSGLGLALARDLARQLGGDLVLLLRPAEAADDLPNQGNGFHLILPATTTVPVTAG; encoded by the coding sequence ATGGAACAGCAACTACAGCTACTGCGATCTGAATCCCCCTTACGGCAATTAGTCGTCTATCTGGCGCGCTCTCAACAAGATAATCGACCCACCTTAGAAGTGGTGGGTGCCTCGCCAGAAGTTGGCAGCATCTTGCCTCCAGTGGAGGCCGAACTAGACTTGCATGTAGGTTCAACTAGCCGGCGCTGGTATCCGCTCCAAGACGGCAGCGTGCTGCTTGGGGTTCTAAGAGCCGAGAGAGAACCTGAAGCAACTTGGTCCACCCAGCTAGATACACGACTACGCCATGGAGCAGCACTACTAACTCGAGCTATTTGTCTTGACTTGGAAAGAGCCAAGGTACAAAAAGCACTGAGAACTCAGAGAGAACAACTTCAGTTGCTAGTGCACCAGCTCCGCAATCCATTAGCTGCTCTTCGCACTTATGCTAAGCTGCTACGAAAACATCTGGATAATGGTAGTCGTGAACGCTCGTTAGTAGACAATCTGTTGCAAGAACAAAACCGACTTGATGACTACATCAGTGCAATGAGTAGGATTGAAGGCGATGCACTGGTGCTTGCAATGGGAATGCCGATGGCACTGCTGCCACCAGTCCCAAGTCATGCCTTAGAAAGTAGCTTCCAGGAATTACTGTATCCGCTCTTAGAGCGTGCCAAGGCAACAGCAGCTCTTCAGCAGCGATCTTGGCAACCCCCTCAGAGCTGGCCAGCATGGACACAGTGTCCCCGACCCGCTGCTGACGCTGTTTTAGCGGAAGTTGTTGCTAACCTCTTAGAAAATGCCTTTCGCTACAGTCCTTCAGGATCTTTGATAGGACTTAGAGTCCTGGCTGATGGCATTTGCGTTTGGGACAGCGGAACTCCGATACCTGAATCAGAACGTGAGGTGATCTTCCAGCCTGGTGTGCGTGGCAGCCAGGGCCGCGATCGACCAGGCAGTGGCTTAGGGCTGGCCCTGGCCAGGGATTTAGCTCGCCAACTTGGTGGTGACCTTGTCTTACTGCTCAGACCTGCAGAGGCTGCAGATGATCTACCTAATCAGGGTAATGGCTTTCACCTCATCTTGCCAGCGACCACAACAGTGCCAGTAACAGCAGGGTGA
- a CDS encoding adenosylcobinamide-GDP ribazoletransferase, which produces MKILRWLLRSSLLVRRHVPEWLQDLAGAWTFYSILPIWPQLEPSFKRIARFAPWIGLVTGSIQAGLWLGLSSLSWSSVSTASAVLGLGLWITGGLHHDGLMDTADGLAARADRRLAAMEDSRVGASGVQAFALLLLLQLASLIHLGPLAPPALVLAAVWGRIAPFVALQRFPYLRLQEGSAGFHQHYWQGWRELLPLLPLSFVLSAMLCLPHWHLSLPSRLIGLAAGLVPALIVPERLGRQLGGHSGDSYGATVVATETVTLLLLALLWSLAR; this is translated from the coding sequence GTGAAAATCCTACGCTGGCTCCTTCGTAGCAGTTTGTTGGTGAGGCGACATGTTCCCGAGTGGCTTCAGGATCTTGCCGGCGCCTGGACATTTTATTCAATACTGCCTATCTGGCCTCAGCTGGAACCAAGCTTCAAGCGCATTGCCCGATTCGCTCCCTGGATTGGACTAGTGACTGGTTCAATCCAGGCAGGACTTTGGTTAGGACTAAGCTCCCTTAGCTGGTCGTCAGTATCTACAGCCTCTGCTGTTCTAGGGTTAGGTCTTTGGATCACTGGCGGACTACACCACGATGGCCTAATGGATACAGCTGATGGTCTAGCCGCCCGTGCAGACCGTCGTCTTGCAGCTATGGAAGACAGTCGCGTAGGAGCTAGTGGTGTTCAGGCTTTTGCACTACTGCTGCTATTGCAGTTAGCGTCCCTGATACACCTTGGGCCTCTCGCACCTCCTGCACTCGTTCTCGCTGCAGTCTGGGGACGCATTGCACCTTTCGTTGCTCTGCAGCGCTTCCCCTACTTACGGCTGCAGGAAGGTTCGGCAGGGTTTCACCAGCACTATTGGCAAGGCTGGCGCGAGTTGCTACCACTGCTGCCTTTATCATTTGTACTGTCGGCCATGTTGTGCTTGCCACACTGGCATCTATCATTACCATCGCGCCTTATTGGCTTGGCGGCTGGTCTTGTGCCTGCGCTGATTGTACCTGAGCGACTAGGCCGACAACTTGGAGGACACAGTGGGGATTCTTATGGTGCAACTGTAGTTGCCACTGAGACTGTCACCCTGCTGTTACTGGCACTGTTGTGGTCGCTGGCAAGATGA
- a CDS encoding tRNA guanosine(34) transglycosylase Tgt, giving the protein MPVGTLATVKGISTDQLAATGAQMILSNTFHLHLQPGEDIVAAAGGLHSFMNWSKPILTDSGGFQVCSLADLNRIDDEGVMFRNPRNGSLVWLNPERATEIQMALGADVVMAFDQCSPYPASELDLETACRRTHDWLKRCINAHKRTDQALFGIVQGGCMLHLREWSARTVAELNLPGIAIGGVSVGEPAEELHRIVRHVTPLLPEDRPRYLMGIGTLREMAIAVANGVDLLDCVLPTRLGRHGTALVNEQRWNLRNTRFRHDYAPLDPSCSCPACLYHSRAYLHHLVRSQELLGLTLLSLHNLTHLIRFTTAMGKAIEDNCFSEDFAPWKINSPAHHTW; this is encoded by the coding sequence ATGCCTGTCGGCACCTTAGCGACAGTGAAGGGAATATCGACTGATCAACTTGCTGCTACTGGAGCGCAAATGATCCTGAGCAATACATTTCATCTACACCTGCAACCTGGTGAAGATATAGTAGCAGCAGCTGGAGGATTACACAGCTTCATGAACTGGAGCAAGCCGATACTCACTGACTCAGGCGGCTTCCAAGTTTGCAGCCTCGCTGACCTCAACCGGATCGATGATGAGGGCGTTATGTTTCGGAATCCGCGTAATGGGAGCCTAGTCTGGCTGAACCCAGAGCGGGCCACCGAAATCCAGATGGCTCTTGGCGCTGATGTAGTTATGGCCTTTGACCAGTGTTCACCATATCCTGCTAGTGAACTAGATCTAGAAACTGCCTGCCGCCGCACTCATGACTGGTTGAAGCGCTGCATAAATGCACACAAACGCACTGATCAGGCACTGTTCGGCATTGTGCAAGGTGGCTGCATGCTTCATCTTCGTGAGTGGAGCGCACGGACCGTAGCCGAATTGAACCTGCCGGGGATTGCTATAGGCGGAGTCAGTGTTGGAGAGCCTGCTGAAGAATTACACAGGATCGTGCGTCATGTCACACCGTTATTGCCAGAGGACCGCCCACGTTATCTGATGGGCATTGGCACACTAAGAGAGATGGCAATTGCCGTGGCAAATGGGGTCGATCTTCTAGATTGTGTTCTGCCTACGCGCCTTGGGCGACATGGCACTGCCTTAGTAAATGAGCAACGTTGGAATCTCCGCAACACGCGGTTTCGCCATGATTACGCTCCTCTAGATCCTAGTTGCTCCTGCCCAGCTTGTCTGTACCATAGCCGTGCCTACCTGCACCACTTGGTTCGTAGTCAAGAGCTCCTAGGCCTCACACTTCTCAGTTTGCATAACCTAACCCATCTGATCCGGTTTACTACTGCTATGGGTAAGGCAATAGAGGACAACTGCTTCTCAGAAGACTTTGCCCCTTGGAAGATAAACTCTCCAGCTCACCATACGTGGTAG
- a CDS encoding photosystem II reaction center protein K, with translation MIFEYLRLVGQLPEAYQAFGPMVDILPIIPVFFLLLAFVWQASVGFR, from the coding sequence ATGATTTTTGAGTACCTAAGACTAGTAGGCCAGCTCCCAGAGGCTTACCAAGCCTTTGGCCCAATGGTTGACATATTGCCCATAATTCCTGTTTTCTTCTTACTTCTTGCCTTTGTCTGGCAAGCATCAGTTGGATTTCGCTGA
- a CDS encoding glycosyltransferase, with translation MVKVSPGDQRRCCVVGISVDVCHDVVAAAISLRDGGGGQIVTLNAEITMMARALPSLRDTIAAAELVIPDGAGVIWALECQNVRVSRIPGIELAWSLLQYAATHSWAVALVGGAPEVRICLQQRLPKCLPGLQLNLVEHGYQEPQQWLNTELRLAQLRPDLVLVALGAPHQELWSHRVRQGLPGIWMGVGGSFDVWAGVKRRAPTWIRHCRIEWLYRLLQEPGRWRRTLSIPVFVWTVLWHRHGSTEKRP, from the coding sequence ATGGTTAAAGTAAGCCCGGGTGACCAGAGGCGATGCTGTGTTGTTGGAATCTCTGTAGATGTCTGTCATGATGTTGTTGCTGCAGCTATTAGTCTTCGTGACGGTGGTGGTGGGCAGATAGTTACGCTGAATGCTGAGATAACTATGATGGCACGCGCACTACCATCCCTTAGAGACACTATTGCTGCTGCCGAGCTAGTTATCCCGGATGGAGCTGGAGTCATCTGGGCTTTAGAGTGTCAGAATGTTCGTGTGTCTCGTATTCCTGGCATCGAGCTAGCGTGGTCGCTACTGCAGTATGCCGCAACACATAGCTGGGCAGTTGCCCTAGTAGGTGGAGCACCTGAGGTAAGGATCTGTCTTCAGCAACGACTACCAAAATGTCTGCCCGGACTACAGCTAAATCTAGTTGAGCATGGATATCAGGAGCCACAACAGTGGTTAAACACTGAGTTAAGACTGGCACAGCTGCGACCGGATCTTGTCCTAGTAGCATTAGGAGCTCCCCATCAAGAACTTTGGTCACACAGAGTTCGTCAGGGGTTACCAGGAATTTGGATGGGAGTTGGAGGAAGCTTTGACGTTTGGGCAGGTGTCAAGAGGCGAGCACCTACCTGGATTAGACATTGCCGGATTGAGTGGCTTTATAGACTTCTGCAGGAACCAGGCCGGTGGCGGAGAACACTATCGATTCCGGTTTTTGTCTGGACAGTACTCTGGCACAGACATGGCTCTACAGAAAAACGTCCCTGA
- a CDS encoding gfo/Idh/MocA family oxidoreductase: protein MTDPIVPVKVGVIGIGNMGWHHARVLSLLRDADLVGVADPDSERGRLAVDQFSCQWFPDYPEMLSSIEAVCVAVPTILHHPVGTACLEAGLHVLIEKPIAASQDEASALIDAAHRASKLLQVGHIERFNPAFRELTKIVANEEVVVLEARRHSPHPNRANDVSVVLDLMIHDLDLVLELAQAPVVNIAASGGCSSNGPIDYVNATLGFENGVVASLTASKMTHRKIRSLSAHCRGSLVETDFLNHTLHIYRQAHEWYSADHGELLYRNDGFIEEVSITSIEPLYAELEHFLQCVRGREIPAVDGQQASRALYLADLIEQAVRQPSTGLLLGRSV, encoded by the coding sequence ATGACCGACCCCATAGTTCCGGTGAAGGTTGGGGTGATCGGAATTGGGAACATGGGATGGCATCACGCCCGTGTGCTGAGCTTGCTTAGAGATGCAGATTTAGTAGGAGTGGCCGATCCAGACTCTGAGCGTGGCCGTTTAGCTGTCGATCAGTTCAGCTGCCAGTGGTTTCCTGACTATCCTGAGATGCTCTCAAGCATTGAAGCTGTTTGTGTCGCAGTTCCTACAATCCTTCATCATCCAGTAGGTACCGCTTGTCTGGAGGCTGGTCTACATGTGCTGATCGAGAAGCCAATTGCCGCAAGTCAAGATGAAGCTTCTGCACTGATCGATGCCGCACATCGTGCTAGTAAGCTGCTACAAGTTGGTCATATTGAACGCTTCAATCCTGCCTTCCGTGAGCTCACTAAAATAGTGGCTAACGAAGAGGTGGTTGTTTTGGAAGCACGACGTCACAGTCCGCACCCAAATCGCGCTAATGACGTCTCCGTTGTCCTAGATTTGATGATCCACGACCTTGACCTGGTGCTTGAGCTCGCTCAAGCACCAGTAGTAAATATTGCTGCCTCGGGTGGCTGTAGCAGCAATGGCCCTATTGACTATGTTAACGCCACCCTTGGATTCGAGAATGGCGTGGTAGCCAGCCTAACAGCTAGCAAAATGACTCACCGTAAGATCAGAAGTCTTAGTGCTCATTGTCGTGGCAGCTTGGTAGAGACTGACTTCCTTAATCACACATTGCATATCTACCGTCAGGCTCATGAGTGGTACTCAGCTGACCATGGAGAGCTTCTATACCGCAATGATGGTTTTATTGAAGAGGTGAGCATCACCTCAATAGAACCACTCTATGCTGAATTAGAACACTTTCTCCAGTGTGTTCGTGGTAGAGAGATACCCGCTGTGGATGGCCAGCAAGCCTCAAGAGCACTCTATCTAGCTGACCTAATTGAACAAGCTGTCAGACAGCCTAGTACGGGACTTCTACTTGGTCGATCAGTCTAA